GGCGTCGATGCCGTCTCGGCGTCGGGCTCGATGTGGATCACGGCGCCCGCGCGGTCCGCTGTCGCGGGAGCTCCGTCACGGAACGCGGGGAGGCCGGCGCGCTGGAGCGCCCGGATCACCTGGTCGGCAAGCCTGTCCCGGGCGGCAAGGACTTCAGGGGACGCGCGGGTGAGGTCGTAGCCGGACATGGACATGGACACTCTGCTTTCCCTCGGTCGCCGGTTCGGACTGGGCGCCTGCGGACTGGTCGAGATCCGCTCAGGCCCGCGCAACTGTAGGCAGGCGCCGCGTGGCTTGCGTAAGGGCTGTCGCTCCGGGCGGCCCGGGACGGCGCGAAGAGTGGCGTCGGCCTGTTCTCGATCATGGCCGTAATTTCCGAAATCGGGCACGGAGTGCCGTGTTCGGGCGGGGTTCGGCGCCTAGGCTGCGGCGCATGTGCGGAATCGTGGGATACGTGGGGTCGCAGTCGGCGCTCGATGTGGTGATGGCCGGACTGAAGCGGCTGGAGTACCGGGGATACGACTCGTCGGGTGTCGCCGTGCTCGCGGACGGCGGGCTGGCGGCGGCCAAGAAGGCGGGGAAACTCGTCAATCTGGAGAAGGAACTGGTCGACCGTCCGCTGCCGGCGGGGTCGACGGGCATCGGGCACACACGCTGGGCCACGCACGGCGGGCCGACGGACGCGAACGCCCACCCGCATCTCGACAACGCGGGGCGCGTGGCCGTCGTCCACAACGGCATCATCGAGAACTTCGCCTGTCTGCGGGCCGAGTTGGCGGAGCGCGGGCACGATCTCGCCTCCGACACGGACACCGAGGTGGTCGCGCATCTGCTGGCCGAGGAGTTCTCGGGGTGCGCGGACCTGGCGGAGGCGATGCGGCAGGTGTGCCGGCGGCTTGAGGGCGCGTTCACGCTGGTCGCGGTGCACGCGGACGAGCCGGACGTGGTCGTGGGCGCGCGGCGGAACTCGCCGCTCGTGGTCGGCGTGGGGGAGGGCGAGGCCTTTCTCGCCTCCGACGTCGCCGCGTTCATCGCCCACACGCGCTCCGCGATCGAACTGGGGCAGGACCAGGTCGTCGAGCTGCGCCGGGACGGGGTGACGGTCACCGGTTTCGACGGCGCTCCGGCCGAGGTCCGCTCCTACCACGTCGACTGGGACGCGTCGGCCGCGGAGAAGGGCGGCTACGACTACTTCATGCTCAAGGAGATCGCCGAGCAGCCGAAGGCGGTCGCCGACACGTTGCTGGGCCGCATCGACGCGGCGGGCCTGCTCTCGCTGGACGAAGTCCGCATCCCCGTCCATGAGTTGAGGGAGATCGACAAGGTCGTCATCGTCGCGTGCGGTACGGCCTTCCACGCCGGGCTGATCGCCAAGTACGCCATCGAGCACTGGACGCGGATCCCCTGCGAGGTGGAGCTGGCGAGCGAGTTCCGGTACCGGGATCCGATCCTGGGCGCGCGGTCACTGGTCATCGCGATCTCCCAGTCCGGCGAGACGATGGACACGCTGATGGCACTGCGGCACGCGCGGGAGCAGGGTTCGAAGGTCCTGGCGATCTGCAACACCAACGGGTCGACGATCCCCCGTGAGTCGGACGCGGTGCTGTACACGCATGCCGGGCCGGAGGTCGCCGTAGCGTCGACGAAGGCGTTCCTGACGCAGCTGGTGGCGTGCTACCTGGTCGCGCTGTATCTCGGCCAGGTCCGCGGCACGAAGTGGGGCGACGAGATCCAGGCCGTCATCCGGGACTTGTCGCAGATCTCCGGGGAGGTCGAGCGGGTGCTCGAAACCATGGAGCCGGTACGGGAGTTGGCGCGGTCGGTGGCGTCCAAGAACACCGTGCTGTTCCTGGGCCGGCATGTCGGTTATCCCGTCGCCCTCGAAGGCGCCCTGAAACTGAAGGAGTTGGCGTACATGCACGCCGAGGGCTTCGCGGCGGGGGAGTTGAAGCACGGGCCGATCGCGCTGATCGAGGAGGGGATGCCGGTGGTCGTCGTGGTTCCCTCGTCCCGGGGGCGGTCGGTTCTGCACGACAAGATCGTGTCCAACATCCAGGAGATCCGGGCGCGCGGTGCGATGACGATCGTGATCGCGGAGGAGGGCGACGAGACGGTCGTCCCGTACGCCGACCACCTGATCCGGATCCCGGCCACGCCCACGTTGCTGCAACCGCTGGTCGCGACCGTGCCGTTGCAGGTGTTCGCCTGCGAGTTGGCGACGGCTCGGGGGAACGAGGTCGATCAGCCTCGGAACCTGGCGAAGTCGGTGACGGTGGAGTGAGCGGAGCGGGCGGAGCGGCCGGGCCACCTCTTTGAAAAAGGGTGACACTTCTGGGGAAAGTGTCACCCTTTTCAGGTCGAGGTCGAGGTCGAGGTCGAGGTCGAAGGGGGCGACGCGCTGCGTGTGCGGTGGGTGGAGGGGCGCTGGTCGGCTCGCGTGAAGGCCTGTGCCGCGCAGTGGGGGTGGCAGCCTCTGGGTGTTCAGGCGGATGTGTCAGATGCCAGGACTTCGGCGAGGCTGACCACCGCACAGCCCAATATCCCCGTCAGCACCCTGTGTTGACGCTGCGTCAGGCTGCCCACGAAGACCGCCGCATCGGCCTTCGTCCGCTCGCAGAGTGCCGCCGCCTCGCGAACCTTGCCGTACGTCAGAAGCGTCCGCGAGGAATAGGGCAACGCCATCTTCTTGGCACCGCCGCCCGAGACCCCGCGCCGCTGCACGATCCGGCCCACGACCCGCGCACCGCGTTCCGCCAACTCCCGCGCCGCCGCGTCCATCAGCTCGGCCCAGTCCTTCTGCCTGCCGGAGAAATAGCCGACGATCACCACGTCCGCTCCCTCGACCTCAACTGCCAAGGCCGGAACCCGGTGTTGGGCCGCTCCAGCGCGATGAGCCGGACGCCGGTCGCGCCTTCGGGCCTGATGCATGGCCTTCAGGCTGGTCGCGCTCCACTGAAAGCGCGCTGAGGGCGTCGTGAAACCCGGTGCGCGCAGGCTCTGTGTCAGAAGGAAGCCGGTGCACAGCCGGCGCGGAACTGACGAACCCAGGAGCGCACACCATGGGCATCAACCTCACCGACCAGGACAAGCTCACCCTCCGTACCGCCGCGTACGGTGCCATCACGCTGATGGCCGCCGCCGGTGCCACCGCGGGGTCACCGCACCGGATCGCCACCCAGGGCAGCCTCGCCCTGGCCTCGGCGACCGGGCCGGTCGGGTACGTACTCGCCGAGAACTCGAAGATCCCGAACCTGAACGGGAAGTCCGTGGCCGAGATCGCCGACCAGGTGCTGCCGGCCCTCACCACCGCGATGAGCCTGCTCAAGAAGCAGGACCCGGCCGAGG
The nucleotide sequence above comes from Streptomyces sp. N50. Encoded proteins:
- the glmS gene encoding glutamine--fructose-6-phosphate transaminase (isomerizing), coding for MCGIVGYVGSQSALDVVMAGLKRLEYRGYDSSGVAVLADGGLAAAKKAGKLVNLEKELVDRPLPAGSTGIGHTRWATHGGPTDANAHPHLDNAGRVAVVHNGIIENFACLRAELAERGHDLASDTDTEVVAHLLAEEFSGCADLAEAMRQVCRRLEGAFTLVAVHADEPDVVVGARRNSPLVVGVGEGEAFLASDVAAFIAHTRSAIELGQDQVVELRRDGVTVTGFDGAPAEVRSYHVDWDASAAEKGGYDYFMLKEIAEQPKAVADTLLGRIDAAGLLSLDEVRIPVHELREIDKVVIVACGTAFHAGLIAKYAIEHWTRIPCEVELASEFRYRDPILGARSLVIAISQSGETMDTLMALRHAREQGSKVLAICNTNGSTIPRESDAVLYTHAGPEVAVASTKAFLTQLVACYLVALYLGQVRGTKWGDEIQAVIRDLSQISGEVERVLETMEPVRELARSVASKNTVLFLGRHVGYPVALEGALKLKELAYMHAEGFAAGELKHGPIALIEEGMPVVVVVPSSRGRSVLHDKIVSNIQEIRARGAMTIVIAEEGDETVVPYADHLIRIPATPTLLQPLVATVPLQVFACELATARGNEVDQPRNLAKSVTVE